One Setaria viridis chromosome 7, Setaria_viridis_v4.0, whole genome shotgun sequence genomic region harbors:
- the LOC117863876 gene encoding magnesium-chelatase subunit ChlH, chloroplastic: protein MSSSLVFATATGAAAQKKLLAAPVPLHSFLLSSRRQPPSTRRGATTIRCAVAGGNGLFTQTKPEVRRVVPEPSTLPRVKVVYVVLEAQYQSSITAAVQQLNADARRSASFEVVGYLVEELRDADTYATFRADLADANVFIGSLIFVEELALKVKAAVEEHRERMDAVLVFPSMPEVMRLNKLGSFSMSQLGQSKSPFFQLFKRNKANSSNFADSMLKLVRTLPKVLKYLPSDKAQDARLYILSLQFWLGGSPDNLQNFLKMIAGSYVPALKAAGGIKYDDPVLYLDAGIWHPLAPTMYEDVKEYLNWYGTRRDANDKLKDPDAPVIGLVLQRSHIVTGDDGHYVAVIMELEAMGAKVIPIFAGGLDFSGPVQRYLVDPITGKPFVNAVVSLTGFALVGGPARQDHPKAIAALQKLDVPYIVALPLVFQTTEEWLNSTLGLHPIQVALQVALPELDGGMEPIVFAGRDPRTGKSHALHKRVEQLCTRAIRWAKLKRKTKEEKKLAITVFSFPPDKGNVGTAAYLNVFSSIYSVLSDLKKDGYNVEGLPDTPEALIEEVIHDKEAQFNSPNLNVAYRMNVREYQSLTSYASLLEENWGKPPGNLNSDGENLLVYGKQYGNVFIGVQPTFGYEGDPMRLLFSKSASPHHGFAAYYTFVEKIFQADAVLHFGTHGSLEFMPGKQVGMSDTCYPDSLIGNIPNIYYYAANNPSEATVAKRRSYANTISYLTPPAENAGLYKGLKQLSELISSYQSLKDTGRGPQIVSSIISTAKQCNLDKDVPLPEEGEELPPKERDLIVGKVYAKIMEIESRLLPCGLHVIGEPPSAIEAVATLVNIAALDRPEEGISSLPSILAATVGRDIEDVYRGSDKGILADVELLRQITEASRGAITSFVEKTTNSKGQVVNVTNNLSNILGFGLSEPWVQYLSTTKFIRADREKLRVLFGFLGECLKLIVQDNELGSLKLALEGSYVEPGPGGDPIRNPKVLPTGKNIHALDPQSIPTAAALKSAKIVVDRLLERQKADNGGKYPETVALVLWGTDNIKTYGESLAQVLWMIGVRPVADTFGRVNRVEPVSLEELGRPRIDVVVNCSGVFRDLFINQMNLLDRAVKMVAELDEPVEMNYVRKHAQEQAEELGVPLREAATRVFSNASGSYSSNVNLAVENASWTDEKQLQDMYLSRKSFAFDSDAPGAGMKEKRKAFELALATADATFQNLDSSEISLTDVSHYFDSDPTKLVQGLRKDGRAPASYIADTTTANAQVRTLSETVRLDARTKLLNPKWYEGMMKSGYEGVREIEKRLTNTVGWSATSGQVDNWVYEEANSTFIEDEAMRKRLMETNPNSFRKLVQTFLEASGRGYWETSEENLEKLRELYSEVEDKIEGIDR from the exons ATGTCGTCGTCCCTAGTgttcgccaccgccaccggggcggcggcgcagaagAAGCTTCTGGCGGCGCCCGTGCCGCTCCACTCCTTCCTCCTCAGtagccgccgccagccaccctccacccgccgcggcgccaccACAATCCGGTGCGCGGTCGCCGGCGGCAACGGCCTCTTCACGCAGACCAAGCCGGAGGTGCGCCGCGTGGTCCCGGAGCCCAGCACGCTGCCCCGCGTCAAGGTCGTCTACGTCGTCCTCGAGGCGCAGTACCAGTCCTccatcaccgccgccgtgcAGCAGCTCAACGCCGAcgcgcgccgctccgcctccttcGAGGTCGTCGGCTACCTCGTCGAGGAGCTCCGCGACGCCGACACCTACGCCACCTTCCGCGCAGACCTCGCCGACGCCAACGTCTTCATCGGCTCCCTCATCTTCGTCGAGGAGCTCGCGCTCAAGGTCAAGGCCGCCGTCGAGGAGCACCGCGAGCGCATGGACGCCGTCCTCGTCTTCCCCTCCATGCCCGAGGTCATGCGCCTCAACAAGCTCGGGTCATTCTCCATGTCCCAGCTCGGCCAGTCCAAGAGCCCCTTCTTCCAGCTCTTCAAGCGCAACAAGGCCAACTCCAGCAACTTCGCCGACAGCATGCTCAAGCTCGTCCGCACCCTGCCCAAGGTGCTCAAGTACCTGCCCTCCGACAAGGCGCAGGACGCCAGGCTCTACATCCTCAGCCTCCAGTTCTGGCTCGGCGGCTCGCCGGACAACCTCCAGAACTTCCTCAAGATGATCGCCGGCTCATACGTGCCGGCGCTCAAGGCCGCCGGCGGCATCAAGTACGACGACCCCGTGCTCTACCTCGATGCCGGCATCTGGCACCCGCTCGCGCCCACCATGTACGAGGACGTCAAGGAGTACCTCAACTGGTACGGCACGCGCCGGGACGCCAACGACAAGCTCAAGGACCCCGACGCGCCCGTCATCGGACTCGTCCTGCAGAGGAGCCACATTGTCACCGGGGATGACGGCCACTACGTCGCAGTCATCATGGAGCTCGAGGCCATGGGCGCCAAGGTCATACCAATCTTCGCCGGCGGCCTCGACTTCTCCGGGCCCGTGCAGCGCTACCTCGTCGACCCGATCACCGGCAAGCCGTTCGTCAACGCCGTGGTGTCGCTCACCGGGTTCGCGCTCGTCGGCGGGCCGGCCAGGCAGGACCACCCCAAGGCAATCGCCGCGCTGCAGAAGCTCGACGTGCCGTACATCGTCGCGCTCCCGCTCGTGTTCCAGACCACGGAGGAGTGGCTCAACAGCACCTTGGGGCTGCACCCCATCCAAGTGGCGCTGCAGGTCGCGCTGCCGGAGCTTGACGGAGGGATGGAGCCCATCGTGTTCGCCGGCAGGGACCCCAGGACAG GGAAATCACATGCACTGCACAAAAGGGTGGAGCAGCTCTGCACCAGAGCAATCAGATGGGCTAAACTCAAGAGGAAAACTAAG gaggagaagaaactgGCAATCACTGTTTTCAGCTTCCCACCAGACAAAGGCAACGTTGGAACTGCAGCATATCTGAATGTGTTCAGCTCCATTTACTCTGTCCTCTCAGACCTCAAGAAGGACGGCTACAACGTTGAGGGCCTTCCAGACACACCTGAAGCCCTCATCGAGGAGGTGATCCATGACAAGGAGGCCCAGTTCAACAGTCCGAACCTCAATGTCGCTTACCGCATGAATGTGCGGGAGTACCAGTCTCTCACTTCCTATGCCTCCTTGCTGGAGGAGAACTGGGGCAAGCCACCTGGGAACCTCAATTCTGATGGTGAAAACCTCCTTGTCTATGGGAAGCAGTATGGCAATGTCTTCATAGGTGTGCAGCCCACTTTTGGGTATGAAGGTGACCCGATGCGGCTTCTGTTCTCAAAGTCTGCCAGCCCTCACCATGGCTTTGCAGCATACTACACCTTTGTTGAGAAGATCTTCCAGGCTGATGCTGTTCTCCACTTCGGCACACATGGATCCCTCGAGTTCATGCCGGGCAAACAGGTTGGGATGAGTGATACCTGCTACCCTGACAGTCTCATTGGCAACATCCCCAACATCTACTACTATGCAGCAAACAACCCATCAGAGGCAACCGTCGCCAAGCGCCGGAGCTATGCAAACACCATCAGCTACCTgacaccaccagctgagaatgCCGGTCTCTACAAGGGGCTCAAGCAGCTGTCAGAGCTCATCTCTTCTTACCAGTCTCTCAAGGACACAGGGCGTGGTCCTCAGATTGTGAGCTCAATCATCAGCACTGCTAAACAGTGTAACCTTGACAAGGATGTCCCGTTGCCTGAGGAAGGCGAGGAGCTCCCACCGAAGGAGCGGGACCTTATTGTTGGGAAGGTGTATGCGAAGATCATGGAGATAGAATCACGGCTCCTGCCGTGTGGTCTGCATGTGATCGGTGAGCCACCAAGTGCTATTGAGGCTGTGGCCACATTGGTGAACATTGCCGCCCTTGACCGCCCAGAAGAGGGCATAAGCTCACTGCCCAGCATACTTGCTGCAACAGTGGGCAGGGACATTGAAGATGTGTACAGGGGAAGTGACAAGGGCATACTGGCTGATGTTGAGCTTCTGAGGCAGATAACTGAAGCTTCTCGTGGTGCCATCACTAGCTTTGTTGAGAAGACCACAAACAGCAAAGGGCAAGTCGTAAATGTCACTAACAATCTCAGTAACATTCTTGGCTTTGGTCTCTCAGAACCATGGGTGCAGTACTTGTCCACGACCAAGTTCATCAGGGCAGACAGAGAGAAGCTGAGGGTCTTATTTGGATTCTTGGGGGAGTGCTTAAAACTCATTGTGCAAGACAATGAGCTGGGCAGCTTGAAGCTTGCCCTTGAGGGAAGCTATGTTGAGCCTGGCCCTGGCGGTGATCCGATCCGTAACCCGAAGGTTCTCCCAACAGGGAAGAACATCCATGCCCTTGACCCACAGTCCATCCCAACTGCAGCTGCCCTGAAGAGTGCCAAGATCGTTGTTGACCGTCTGCTGGAGAGGCAAAAGGCTGACAATGGTGGCAAGTATCCTGAGACAGTTGCACTTGTCTTGTGGGGCACCGATAACATCAAGACCTATGGTGAGTCATTGGCCCAGGTGCTGTGGATGATTGGTGTCCGGCCAGTGGCTGACACCTTCGGCCGTGTCAACCGTGTGGAGCCTGTCAGCCTTGAGGAGCTTGGACGTCCAAGGATTGACGTCGTCGTCAATTGCTCGGGTGTCTTCAGGGATCTCTTCATCAACCAG ATGAACCTGTTGGACCGCGCAGTGAAGATGGTCGCTGAACTAGATGAGCCAGTAGAGATGAACTATGTGCGCAAGCATGCCCAGGAGCAGGCAGAGGAGCTGGGTGTCCCACTAAGAGAGGCAGCAACAAGGGTGTTCTCAAATGCATCAGGGTCCTACTCGTCAAATGTGAATTTGGCAGTGGAGAATGCATCATGGACCGATGAGAAGCAGCTCCAGGACATGTACCTGAGCCGCAAGTCCTTTGCATTCGACAGTGACGCTCCAGGGGCAGGCATGAAGGAGAAGCGCAAGGCATTTGAGCTTGCTCTGGCAACTGCAGATGCCACATTCCAGAACCTCGACTCGTCGGAGATCTCACTGACAGATGTGAGCCACTACTTCGACTCGGACCCAACAAAGCTGGTGCAAGGGCTGCGGAAGGATGGACGGGCACCTGCCTCTTACATAGCAGATACAACCACAGCAAATGCACAGGTGAGAACACTGTCGGAGACGGTGCGTCTTGATGCAAGGACAAAGCTACTGAACCCAAAGTGGTATGAGGGGATGATGAAGAGCGGCTATGAGGGAGTTAGAGAGATCGAGAAGCGGCTCACAAACACTGTTGGGTGGAGTGCAACATCCGGACAAGTTGACAACTGGGTTTATGAGGAGGCAAATTCCACATTCATTGAAGATGAGGCGATGAGGAAGAGGCTCATGGAGACCAACCCCAACTCATTCAGGAAGCTGGTCCAGACCTTCCTAGAAGCCAGCGGCAGAGGCTATTGGGAGACGTCAGAGGAGAATTTGGAAAAGCTCAGGGAGCTCTACTCAGAGGTTGAAGACAAGATTGAGGGCATTGACCGGTAA